In the Pseudomonas sp. ADAK2 genome, one interval contains:
- a CDS encoding NAD(P)/FAD-dependent oxidoreductase, with the protein MSAWRGISLWMDQLDEPLQARPALEHDLDVDVAIIGAGYTGLWTAYYLKRQAPGLEIAIVEAQTAGFGASGRNGGWLMGNLLGEDRLLADLPAEQRRTSFDLLHSIPDEVEIVLEREGIDCDYRKGGVLYCAARYPEQETSLRSYLDKLYSQGLTENDYRWLSPEQLAQQIRVAQPYGGIYAPHVATINPAKLVRGLARTVERMGVKIYENSPVTQWQSGSLRTAKAQVCSRWVVPAVEGYSVTLPPLGRYQLPVQSLLVATEPLSAATWDDIGLSQGQAFSEASRQVTYGQRTADNRLVFGARGGYQFAGKLRHDFNLTTSEVELRRYLFSELFPQLKNVRITHAWGGNLGMSRHFKPHMLCDRASGIALSGGYGGEGVGASNLGGRTLADLILERDTDLVRQPWVIPQGGLDALRAWEPEPCRWLGYNAIIRSFVHEDQTLANPATSPWRRKLASGVAGFMEGFMH; encoded by the coding sequence ATGTCGGCGTGGCGCGGGATCAGTTTATGGATGGATCAACTCGACGAGCCGTTGCAGGCGCGGCCGGCCCTGGAGCACGACCTGGACGTCGACGTGGCCATCATCGGCGCGGGTTACACCGGCCTCTGGACCGCTTATTACCTCAAACGACAGGCCCCGGGGCTGGAGATCGCCATCGTCGAAGCGCAAACCGCCGGGTTTGGCGCGTCCGGGCGCAATGGCGGCTGGCTGATGGGCAACCTGCTGGGCGAAGACCGTTTGCTTGCCGATCTGCCGGCCGAACAACGCCGTACCTCGTTTGATCTGCTGCACAGCATTCCTGATGAGGTGGAGATCGTCCTCGAACGCGAAGGCATCGACTGCGATTACCGCAAGGGCGGGGTGTTGTATTGCGCGGCGCGTTATCCCGAGCAGGAGACCAGCCTGCGCAGTTACCTCGACAAACTCTATAGCCAAGGCCTGACCGAAAACGATTACCGCTGGCTGAGCCCCGAGCAATTGGCGCAACAGATCAGAGTTGCCCAGCCTTATGGCGGTATCTATGCACCGCACGTCGCGACCATCAATCCGGCAAAGTTGGTCCGAGGCCTGGCCCGGACGGTGGAACGCATGGGTGTCAAGATCTACGAGAACAGCCCGGTCACCCAGTGGCAGTCCGGCAGCCTGCGCACGGCCAAAGCCCAGGTTTGCAGTCGCTGGGTGGTGCCGGCGGTAGAAGGTTATTCGGTCACGCTGCCGCCGTTAGGCCGTTATCAGTTGCCGGTGCAAAGCCTGCTGGTGGCCACCGAACCGCTGTCCGCCGCGACGTGGGACGACATCGGCCTGAGTCAGGGCCAGGCCTTCAGCGAAGCCAGTCGCCAGGTCACTTACGGTCAGCGCACTGCCGACAATCGCCTGGTGTTTGGCGCGCGGGGTGGCTACCAGTTCGCCGGCAAATTGCGCCATGACTTCAACCTGACCACCAGTGAAGTGGAGTTGCGGCGCTATCTGTTCAGCGAACTGTTCCCGCAGTTGAAGAACGTGCGCATCACCCACGCCTGGGGCGGCAACCTGGGCATGTCCCGCCATTTCAAGCCGCACATGCTCTGCGATCGGGCCAGTGGCATCGCCTTGTCCGGCGGTTATGGCGGGGAGGGTGTTGGTGCCAGCAACCTGGGCGGACGGACCCTGGCCGATCTGATTCTGGAGCGCGATACCGACCTTGTCCGCCAGCCGTGGGTGATTCCGCAGGGTGGCCTCGATGCGCTGAGAGCCTGGGAGCCAGAACCCTGCCGTTGGCTCGGCTACAACGCGATCATTCGCAGCTTTGTCCACGAAGACCAGACCCTCGCCAACCCGGCCACCTCACCCTGGCGCCGCAAGTTGGCCAGCGGCGTGGCGGGGTTCATGGAAGGTTTCATGCACTAA
- a CDS encoding AprI/Inh family metalloprotease inhibitor yields the protein MTHNAFTYKASAWLLATLMMFFGDVAMASSLKLADPSELAGKWQATLNTAQDTPQSQKMQDKPSNVCVIDLLQKQTLGEGADCLGAWLEEQPIGWFPEPDGISITGKEGSRIVFFSRQRDGLYKSTLKSGLIITLERAAR from the coding sequence ATGACCCATAACGCCTTTACCTACAAAGCAAGCGCGTGGCTATTGGCGACGCTGATGATGTTTTTTGGAGATGTAGCCATGGCAAGCAGCCTGAAACTGGCGGACCCCTCAGAACTTGCCGGCAAATGGCAAGCGACGTTGAACACAGCGCAAGACACCCCGCAATCGCAAAAAATGCAGGACAAACCATCGAACGTTTGTGTCATCGACCTGCTACAAAAACAGACCCTGGGCGAGGGTGCCGATTGCCTTGGCGCGTGGCTGGAAGAACAGCCGATTGGCTGGTTCCCGGAACCCGACGGCATCTCGATTACCGGCAAGGAAGGCTCAAGAATTGTGTTTTTCAGCAGACAGCGTGACGGGCTTTATAAAAGCACGTTGAAGTCAGGCCTGATCATTACGCTTGAACGCGCCGCGCGTTAA
- a CDS encoding DUF1652 domain-containing protein — protein MNKGTFSKVTFPNACQLMRWHFHPMGFEASMDAPGSMIARLFDRASGETMIAIAGIPCATVMNAADVERIIEAVEDELEAFIPPVALRSYA, from the coding sequence ATGAACAAAGGGACATTCAGCAAGGTCACTTTTCCCAACGCCTGCCAGCTGATGCGCTGGCATTTTCATCCCATGGGTTTCGAGGCGAGCATGGACGCGCCGGGCAGCATGATTGCCCGTCTGTTTGACCGTGCCAGTGGCGAAACCATGATCGCCATCGCCGGCATCCCCTGCGCGACCGTGATGAATGCGGCGGATGTAGAACGAATAATCGAAGCCGTCGAAGATGAGCTGGAAGCGTTTATACCGCCGGTTGCGCTTCGAAGTTATGCCTGA
- a CDS encoding type I secretion system permease/ATPase — protein sequence MKMANAPATAPLFKALGDYKSILISVGCFTALINVLMLVPSIYMLQVYDRVLSSQNETTLAMLSLMVVGFFAFIGLLEIVRSFIVIRIGSQLERRFNLRVYQAAFERNLFKGEGNAGQSLGDLTHIRQFVTGPALFAFFDAPWFPVYLFVIFLFNVWLGVLATAGAVLLIGLACLNEAMTKKPLGEAAGFSQKSSQLATSHLHNAETIQAMGMLGVLRKRWFQVHSRFLGLQNQASDTGAVISSVSKTLRLCLQSLVLGLGALLVIKGDMTAGMMIAGSILMGRVLSPIDQLIAVWKQWSGAKLAYRRLDALLQAFPPSDEAMALPAPKGQISFEQVSAGPPGKRAATLHMVNFSLGAGEVLGVLGASGSGKSTLARVLVGVWPTLGGTVRLDGADIHRWNRDDLGPYIGYLPQDIELFSGSIAENIARFREADPQKVVEAAKHAGVHELILRMPQGYDTVLGEDGSGLSGGQKQRVALARALYGNPSLVVLDEPNSNLDTVGEAALAGAIAHMKANGTSVILVTHRSSALAQADKLLVLNEGRLQAFGPSQDVLKALSGNQSGTPSANQEQKAPQAPGGLSMSRQYQPTTRNSGV from the coding sequence ATGAAGATGGCGAACGCCCCAGCCACCGCACCGTTATTCAAGGCACTGGGCGACTATAAGAGCATCCTGATCAGCGTCGGTTGTTTTACCGCACTCATCAACGTACTGATGCTGGTCCCGTCGATTTATATGCTCCAGGTGTATGACCGGGTGCTGTCTTCGCAAAACGAAACCACCCTGGCGATGCTGTCATTGATGGTGGTCGGTTTCTTCGCCTTTATCGGCTTGCTGGAAATCGTGCGCAGTTTCATCGTCATCCGCATCGGCAGCCAACTGGAGCGCCGTTTCAACCTGCGGGTCTACCAGGCCGCGTTCGAGCGCAATCTGTTTAAAGGCGAGGGCAACGCCGGGCAATCTCTCGGCGACCTGACCCACATTCGCCAATTCGTCACCGGCCCGGCCCTGTTCGCCTTCTTCGATGCGCCGTGGTTCCCGGTGTACCTGTTTGTGATTTTCCTGTTCAACGTCTGGCTGGGCGTGTTGGCCACGGCCGGCGCCGTGCTGCTGATCGGGCTGGCCTGCCTCAACGAGGCCATGACTAAAAAGCCGTTGGGCGAAGCCGCAGGGTTTTCCCAGAAGTCCAGCCAATTGGCGACCAGTCACCTGCATAACGCCGAAACCATCCAGGCCATGGGCATGCTTGGGGTCTTGCGCAAGCGTTGGTTCCAGGTGCATTCGCGGTTTCTCGGCTTGCAGAACCAGGCCAGCGACACCGGCGCTGTCATCAGTTCCGTGAGCAAAACCCTGCGCCTGTGCCTGCAATCGCTGGTGCTGGGGCTGGGCGCGTTGCTGGTGATCAAGGGCGACATGACCGCCGGGATGATGATCGCCGGATCGATCCTGATGGGCCGCGTGCTCAGCCCGATCGATCAATTGATTGCCGTGTGGAAGCAGTGGAGTGGCGCCAAACTCGCCTACCGTCGTCTCGACGCGTTGCTGCAAGCCTTTCCGCCCAGCGATGAAGCCATGGCACTGCCTGCGCCGAAAGGCCAGATCAGTTTCGAGCAAGTCAGCGCCGGCCCTCCGGGTAAGCGCGCGGCGACCTTGCACATGGTCAATTTCAGTCTCGGCGCCGGCGAAGTGTTGGGCGTGCTCGGCGCTTCCGGTTCCGGCAAATCGACCCTGGCCCGCGTGCTGGTCGGTGTCTGGCCGACCCTCGGCGGCACGGTGCGGCTCGACGGCGCGGACATCCATCGCTGGAACCGTGACGACCTCGGCCCGTACATCGGCTATCTGCCGCAAGACATCGAACTGTTCAGCGGCAGCATCGCGGAAAACATCGCACGGTTCCGTGAAGCCGATCCGCAGAAAGTCGTCGAGGCCGCCAAACACGCCGGTGTTCACGAGCTGATCCTGCGCATGCCCCAAGGCTACGACACCGTGCTCGGGGAAGACGGCAGCGGTCTGTCCGGCGGCCAGAAGCAGCGCGTGGCCCTGGCCCGCGCCCTGTACGGCAACCCGAGCCTGGTGGTGCTGGACGAACCCAATTCCAACCTCGACACCGTCGGCGAAGCAGCCCTGGCCGGTGCCATTGCGCACATGAAAGCCAACGGCACCAGTGTGATTCTGGTGACCCATCGTTCATCCGCACTGGCCCAGGCCGACAAGTTGCTGGTGCTCAACGAAGGTCGCTTGCAGGCGTTCGGCCCAAGTCAGGACGTGCTCAAGGCGCTCTCTGGCAATCAGTCCGGCACCCCGTCGGCGAATCAGGAACAGAAGGCACCACAGGCACCCGGCGGGCTCAGCATGAGTCGGCAGTACCAGCCTACGACAAGGAATTCGGGTGTATGA
- a CDS encoding REP-associated tyrosine transposase, producing the protein MPFCTNAGLLRIGRFSEPGRIYLITAVVDQRQPFFADWRLGRLVVKQLREAQEEGWVDFLTWVVMPDHMHCLLQLRDKTLAEVMCRIKSRSSLAVNQALGRQGRLWQKGYHDRAVRREDDVKELARYVVCNPVRAGLVARVHDYPLWDACWL; encoded by the coding sequence ATGCCTTTCTGTACGAATGCTGGTCTTCTGCGCATTGGCCGCTTTTCCGAGCCCGGACGTATTTACCTGATAACGGCTGTCGTTGACCAACGACAGCCGTTTTTTGCTGATTGGCGTCTGGGTCGATTGGTTGTCAAGCAGCTGCGCGAGGCGCAGGAAGAAGGTTGGGTCGATTTTTTGACTTGGGTTGTAATGCCGGATCATATGCACTGCCTGCTACAGCTAAGGGATAAAACATTGGCCGAGGTTATGTGTCGGATCAAGTCTCGTAGCAGTTTGGCCGTCAATCAGGCGTTGGGGCGGCAAGGGCGGTTGTGGCAGAAGGGTTATCACGACCGAGCGGTTCGAAGGGAAGACGATGTGAAGGAGCTCGCGCGATACGTCGTTTGCAATCCCGTGCGTGCGGGACTCGTTGCACGAGTTCATGACTACCCGCTTTGGGATGCGTGTTGGCTCTGA
- a CDS encoding cupin domain-containing protein: protein MSITQFKNTATLKLDESSPVAVPLGTPVAVASTTSVERDDGVETGVWECTPGRWRRQIVAQEFCHFIQGRCTFTPDDGETLHIEGGDALMLPANSLGIWDIQETVRKTYVLIF, encoded by the coding sequence ATGAGCATTACGCAGTTCAAAAACACCGCAACCCTGAAACTGGACGAATCCAGCCCCGTCGCCGTGCCGCTGGGTACGCCCGTGGCCGTAGCCTCGACCACCAGCGTCGAGCGCGATGACGGCGTGGAAACCGGCGTCTGGGAATGCACCCCCGGCCGCTGGCGCCGGCAGATCGTCGCCCAGGAATTCTGTCACTTCATTCAGGGCCGCTGCACCTTCACCCCGGACGACGGTGAAACCTTGCACATAGAAGGCGGCGATGCACTGATGTTACCGGCCAACAGTCTCGGGATCTGGGATATCCAGGAAACCGTGCGCAAGACCTACGTTTTGATTTTTTGA
- a CDS encoding serralysin family metalloprotease produces the protein MSKVKDNAVDSLNALAATSSAWNQINSFSHQYDRGGNLTVNGKPSFSVDQAATQLLRDGAAYQDKDGSGKIELTYTFLTSASSSTMNKHGISGFSQFSTLQKAQAVLAMQSWADVANVTFADKATGGDGHMTFGNYSSGQDGAAAFAYLPGTGAGYDGTSWYLTGSGYDVNKTPGLGNYGRQTLTHEIGHTLGLAHPGDYNAGEGNPTYNDASYGQDTRGYSVMSYWSESNTSQNFSKGGVEAYSSGPLMDDIAAIQKLYGANMETRTGDTTYGFNSNAGRDFLSASSSADKLVFSVWDAGGKDTLDFSGFTQNQKINLNDASFSDVGGLVGNVSIAKGAIIENAIGGSGNDLLIGNSVANELKGGAGNDLIYGAGGADKLWGGSGSDTFVFAASTDSKPGVADQILDFVSGLDKIDLTGITKGAGLHFVSSFTGAAGDAVLTSSGGNSLLSVDFSGHGVADFLVSTVGQAVTTDIVA, from the coding sequence ATGTCGAAAGTAAAAGACAACGCTGTTGATTCATTGAACGCATTGGCGGCTACCAGCTCTGCGTGGAACCAGATCAATAGCTTCAGCCATCAGTATGACCGTGGCGGCAATCTCACGGTCAATGGCAAACCCTCCTTCTCCGTCGACCAGGCAGCTACCCAGCTGCTGCGGGACGGCGCTGCCTACCAGGACAAGGACGGCAGCGGCAAAATCGAACTGACCTACACGTTCCTGACCTCCGCGTCCTCGAGCACGATGAACAAGCACGGGATCTCCGGGTTCAGCCAGTTCAGCACCCTGCAAAAAGCCCAGGCTGTGCTCGCCATGCAATCCTGGGCGGATGTGGCCAATGTCACCTTCGCCGACAAGGCCACGGGCGGTGATGGTCACATGACCTTTGGCAACTACAGCAGTGGCCAGGACGGCGCCGCAGCATTTGCCTACCTGCCAGGCACGGGCGCAGGTTATGACGGCACTTCGTGGTACTTGACGGGCAGTGGCTATGACGTCAACAAGACGCCGGGCCTGGGCAACTACGGTCGTCAAACCCTGACCCACGAAATCGGCCACACCCTGGGCCTGGCCCACCCTGGCGACTACAACGCCGGTGAAGGCAACCCGACCTACAATGACGCGTCCTACGGCCAGGACACCCGCGGTTACAGCGTCATGAGCTACTGGAGTGAAAGCAACACCAGCCAGAACTTCAGCAAGGGTGGCGTCGAAGCGTATTCGTCCGGCCCGCTGATGGACGATATCGCGGCTATCCAGAAACTCTACGGCGCCAACATGGAAACCCGTACCGGTGACACCACCTACGGCTTCAATTCCAACGCCGGTCGTGACTTCCTGAGCGCATCGTCGTCGGCCGATAAACTCGTGTTCTCGGTCTGGGATGCGGGCGGCAAGGACACCCTGGATTTCTCCGGTTTTACCCAGAACCAGAAAATCAACCTCAATGATGCCTCGTTCTCCGACGTTGGCGGCCTGGTAGGTAACGTGTCCATTGCCAAGGGCGCGATCATCGAGAATGCCATCGGCGGTTCGGGCAATGATCTGCTGATCGGTAACAGCGTGGCCAACGAGCTGAAAGGCGGTGCCGGCAACGACCTGATCTACGGCGCGGGCGGTGCGGACAAGCTGTGGGGCGGTTCGGGTTCGGACACCTTCGTGTTTGCCGCCAGTACTGACTCCAAGCCAGGTGTAGCCGATCAGATCCTCGATTTTGTCAGTGGTCTGGACAAGATCGACCTGACTGGCATCACCAAAGGCGCAGGCCTGCACTTCGTGAGTTCGTTCACCGGTGCGGCAGGCGATGCGGTGTTGACCTCTTCGGGCGGTAACAGCCTGTTGTCGGTGGACTTCTCCGGGCACGGTGTAGCTGATTTCCTCGTCAGTACCGTTGGCCAGGCAGTCACCACGGACATCGTGGCCTGA
- a CDS encoding polyamine ABC transporter substrate-binding protein: MIRKTLALAPLALVATLSHAAETVKIYNWSDYIAPDTTKNFQKETGIGFSYDVYDSNETLDGKLMTGKSGYDVVFPSNHFMARQIQGGALKKLDKSQLSNWKNLNPVLLKALQTNDPGNEHGFPYLWGSTGIGYNIAKVKAVLGDNAPVDSWDLIFKPENMAKLQKCGVAILDNGPELLPAALNYLGLPHHSKNPEDYKKAEALLLKVRPYVSYFHSSKYTSDLANGDICVAVGFSGDILQAETRAKEAKNGVDIGYAIPKEGAAIWFDMVAMPADAPDDKAGYAFMNYLLRPDVMAGISNYVHYANGNEQADSLIDPAIKNDTKVYPSPEMMGKLFALEAMPLNIDRIRTRVWNKIRTGS, encoded by the coding sequence ATGATCCGAAAGACACTGGCCCTGGCGCCCCTTGCACTCGTCGCCACCCTCAGCCACGCGGCGGAAACGGTGAAGATTTACAACTGGTCTGACTACATCGCCCCGGACACCACCAAGAACTTCCAGAAAGAAACCGGCATCGGTTTCAGCTACGACGTCTACGACAGCAACGAAACCCTCGACGGCAAGTTGATGACCGGCAAATCGGGCTACGACGTGGTGTTCCCGTCCAACCACTTCATGGCCCGGCAGATTCAGGGCGGGGCTTTGAAGAAGCTCGACAAGAGCCAGTTGTCGAACTGGAAAAACCTCAATCCGGTTCTGCTCAAGGCTTTGCAAACCAACGATCCGGGCAATGAACACGGCTTTCCGTACCTGTGGGGCAGCACCGGCATCGGCTACAACATCGCCAAGGTCAAAGCGGTGCTGGGGGACAACGCGCCGGTGGACTCCTGGGACTTGATCTTCAAGCCCGAGAACATGGCGAAACTGCAGAAGTGCGGCGTGGCCATCCTCGACAACGGCCCGGAACTGCTGCCGGCCGCCCTGAACTACCTGGGCCTGCCGCACCACAGCAAAAACCCGGAAGACTATAAAAAGGCCGAAGCGTTGCTGCTCAAAGTCCGGCCTTACGTGAGTTATTTCCACTCCTCCAAATACACCAGCGACCTGGCCAACGGCGACATCTGCGTGGCTGTCGGTTTCTCCGGTGACATCCTGCAAGCGGAAACCCGTGCGAAAGAAGCCAAGAACGGCGTCGACATCGGCTACGCCATTCCCAAGGAAGGCGCCGCCATCTGGTTCGACATGGTCGCCATGCCCGCCGATGCCCCGGATGACAAGGCCGGATACGCCTTCATGAACTACCTGCTGCGCCCGGATGTGATGGCCGGCATCAGCAACTATGTGCATTACGCCAATGGCAACGAACAGGCCGATAGCCTGATCGATCCGGCGATCAAGAACGACACCAAGGTCTATCCGAGCCCGGAGATGATGGGGAAATTGTTTGCGCTGGAGGCGATGCCGCTGAACATTGACCGGATTAGGACGCGGGTGTGGAACAAGATTCGGACGGGGAGTTGA
- a CDS encoding helix-turn-helix domain-containing protein — translation MHADDDGPLQTQATGETVMRYHLCWKHRDLDGVMALYHPDIQYSDFFQNRVMGLDELREYVRDSMPRKPDEALEHSDRIRLDGNTAFIQYQMTLRGTDGLVSFRSSEAITVRDGLIWRVNEYASLVREQPASKTTNNLRPAASRLGLSPRQLSFMAEDLQQYFQRQQPYLDPELDLQRVAKECGYSRNQISYLLNQVLGQSFYRYVNQARLQHLLAALDKATPPLRVDELAFAAGFNSLSAFYSCFRQHTGQSPKAYVKQISLRARAQDSL, via the coding sequence ATGCACGCCGATGATGATGGCCCGCTGCAAACCCAGGCCACGGGCGAAACGGTCATGCGCTACCACTTGTGCTGGAAACACCGGGACCTGGACGGCGTCATGGCCCTTTATCACCCGGACATCCAGTACAGCGACTTTTTCCAGAACCGCGTGATGGGGCTCGACGAACTGCGCGAGTACGTACGTGACAGCATGCCGCGCAAGCCTGACGAAGCGCTGGAGCACTCGGACCGTATCCGGCTGGACGGCAACACGGCGTTCATTCAATACCAGATGACCCTGCGCGGCACCGACGGGTTGGTGTCGTTCCGCTCCAGCGAAGCAATCACCGTACGTGACGGCTTGATCTGGCGCGTCAACGAATACGCCTCCCTGGTACGCGAGCAACCCGCCAGCAAAACCACCAATAACTTGCGTCCGGCGGCCAGTCGGCTCGGTTTGTCGCCGCGACAACTGAGTTTCATGGCTGAAGACCTGCAGCAGTACTTCCAGCGCCAGCAACCGTACCTGGACCCCGAGCTCGACTTGCAGCGGGTGGCGAAGGAGTGCGGGTATAGCCGCAATCAGATTTCCTACCTGCTGAACCAGGTGCTGGGGCAAAGCTTCTACCGCTACGTCAACCAGGCGCGGTTGCAGCATTTGCTCGCGGCGCTGGACAAGGCCACGCCACCACTGCGGGTCGACGAGTTGGCTTTTGCCGCAGGCTTCAACTCGCTGTCGGCGTTCTACAGCTGTTTCCGCCAGCACACCGGCCAGTCGCCCAAGGCCTACGTCAAACAAATTTCTTTGCGTGCACGCGCGCAAGACAGTCTCTGA
- a CDS encoding HlyD family type I secretion periplasmic adaptor subunit produces the protein MSSTRMNTENEASMEHDYIAERPERDARFFARMGWIMAIVGAGSFFTWASLAPLDQGIPVQGTVVVSGKRKAVQSIGNGVVSQILVREGQVVKQGQPLFQLDQTQAAADVDSLQAQYRMAWASVARWESERDNLKQVNFPAELSKDADPRLALVLEGQRQLFSSRREAYAREQGGLRANIEGASAQLAGMRRARTDLTAQASSLQQQLSNLQPLADNGYIPRNRLMEYQRQLSQVQQQLAENTGESGRVEQGILEAKLKLQQHIEEYQKEVRTQLADAQLKSVTLKEQLTSAGFDLQHREIIATADGIAVNLGVHTEGAVVRQGETLLEIVPQGTTLEVEGHLPVNLIDKVGTHLPVDILFTAFNQSRTPRVPGEVSLISADQMIDEKTGAPYYVLRSSVSDQAMEKLHGLVIKPGMPAEMFVRTGERSLLNYLFKPLLDRANSALTEE, from the coding sequence ATGAGCAGCACACGCATGAACACTGAAAACGAAGCCAGCATGGAACACGACTACATCGCCGAACGCCCGGAACGCGATGCCAGATTCTTCGCGCGCATGGGCTGGATTATGGCAATCGTCGGCGCTGGCAGTTTCTTCACGTGGGCCAGCCTCGCGCCACTGGATCAAGGGATTCCGGTGCAAGGCACGGTGGTCGTATCCGGCAAGCGCAAAGCCGTGCAGTCGATTGGCAACGGCGTGGTCAGCCAGATCCTGGTGCGCGAAGGTCAGGTGGTCAAACAAGGCCAGCCGCTGTTCCAGCTCGACCAGACCCAGGCCGCCGCCGACGTCGATTCGCTGCAGGCGCAATACCGCATGGCCTGGGCCAGCGTCGCCCGCTGGGAGAGCGAACGGGACAACCTCAAGCAGGTGAATTTCCCTGCGGAGCTGAGCAAGGATGCCGATCCACGCCTGGCCCTGGTCCTCGAAGGCCAGCGCCAATTGTTCAGCAGCCGCCGCGAAGCCTATGCCCGCGAGCAGGGCGGACTGCGCGCCAACATCGAAGGCGCTAGCGCGCAACTGGCCGGCATGCGCCGTGCGCGCACCGACCTGACTGCCCAGGCCAGCTCGTTGCAACAGCAATTGAGCAACCTCCAGCCCTTGGCCGACAACGGCTACATCCCGCGCAACCGGTTGATGGAATACCAGCGCCAGTTGTCGCAAGTGCAGCAGCAGTTGGCCGAGAACACCGGCGAAAGCGGCCGGGTAGAGCAGGGCATCCTCGAAGCGAAACTCAAGTTGCAACAGCACATCGAGGAGTACCAGAAGGAAGTCCGCACTCAATTGGCCGACGCGCAACTCAAGAGCGTGACCCTGAAGGAGCAACTGACCTCCGCCGGGTTCGATTTGCAACACCGCGAGATCATCGCCACTGCCGATGGCATCGCGGTCAACCTCGGGGTGCACACCGAAGGCGCGGTGGTGCGCCAGGGCGAAACCCTGCTGGAAATCGTCCCCCAAGGCACCACCCTGGAAGTGGAAGGTCACCTGCCGGTCAACCTGATCGACAAGGTCGGCACCCACTTGCCGGTGGACATTCTGTTCACTGCGTTCAACCAGAGCCGCACGCCGCGGGTGCCGGGGGAAGTCAGCCTGATTTCCGCCGACCAGATGATCGACGAAAAAACCGGCGCGCCGTACTACGTGCTGCGCAGCAGCGTCAGTGACCAGGCCATGGAAAAACTCCACGGACTGGTGATCAAGCCCGGCATGCCCGCGGAAATGTTCGTGCGCACCGGTGAACGTTCACTCCTCAACTATTTGTTCAAGCCGCTGCTCGACCGGGCAAACTCCGCGTTGACCGAGGAATAA